The Deefgea tanakiae DNA segment GCCGCAGCGATCCCCGCCATCGTATCAGGCGGTATTGCTGAACGCGCAAAATTTCACCCACAAACAGCAGCAACTTTTATCTTGGTCGGTCTGGTTTACCCCTTCTTTGAAGGTATGATTTGGAATAATAACTTCGGCGTACAAGACTGGATGAAAGCGAGCTTTGGCGCGACTTTTCACGATTTTGCTGGCTCGGTAGTCGTTCATGCCGTGGGTGGCTGGATTGCGCTTGCTGCAGTACTCCATCTGGGCGCGCGTCGTGGTCGCTACACCAAAGAAGGCCGCGTCGCCGCACACCCACCCTCAAGTATTCCATTCTTAGCACTCGGCGCTTGGATTTTAATCGTGGGCTGGTTTGGTTTTAACGTGATGAGCGCGCAAAAAATCGAAGGCATCTCTGGCCTTGTCGCACTGAATTCACTTATGGCCATGGTCGGCGGCACTCTGGTTGCCACTATGGTCGGCAAAAATGATCCCGGTTTTATTCATAACGGCCCGCTCGCTGGTTTGGTTGCAGTTTGTGCTGGTTCAGACATCATGCACCCGATTGGTGCGTTGGCTGTAGGTGGAATTGCGGGCGGCATGTTTGTCTATCTATTTACCCTCACGCAAAATAAATGGAAGATCGACGACGTACTCGGTGTTTGGCCTATGCACGGCATTTGCGGCGCATGGGGAGGTATTGCCGCCGGCATCTTTGGTAGCGAGGCTTTGGGCGGTATGGGAGGGGTGAGTATCCTCGCTCAAATCGTAGGTACGCTGATGGGTGTTGTGATTGCCTTTGTGGGTGGCTATATCGTCTACGGCCTATTGAAGAAGACGGTTGGGATTAGATTGACTGACGAAGAAGAGTTTAACGGCGCTGATTTGAGCATTCATCAAATTTCAGCCAGCCCTGAACGTGAGACCAATTGGTAAGTTGTATCAACGCTTCGAATCTGAGATCAAAAACCCGCTTCATAGCGGGTTTTTACATGTTCGTTAAGTTTTTCTTCTTATGCATGAAACATAAGCACATTACGATGTATTAATCTGTAGCCCACTCATTGAATGGCCATGAACTCCATACCCACTAGTATGCTCAAAACCATCTTTCGAAAAACGTCTGCTGGTGATCAAGAGATATTAACTCGCCAGCTCGGTTTATCCGCTAAACAGCGGCGAGTCTTGATTTTAATAGATGGCGAGAAATCCATTGGCGCACTCAATCGCTTGGTGCTGGCAGTTGATTTACTGCCCGCGATTAGCAGGTTAAAAGAACTTGAACTCATCCAATCGGAGCAAAATCAGCAATTAGAACAGATAAAAATCAAACCCCAGCCGATTCAAGCACCGCAGACCATTCAAGTTCAATATTTGACTGCAAAACCCACTTTAGATTCTGTACGCCTAAATGCAATTAAAGCCCTGATGATCGACAGCTCAGAATCACTACTAGGGGTATTTGGGAAGACCTTAGTTGAGAAAATCAAAGTGCTTAATGATGAATCTGAGCTAAGTAGCACGATCACACAATGGAATCTCAGCCTGCGCGAATCGAAAAAAGGCCAACATCATGCGGAGCAATACTTAGAAGCAATTAAAACACTGATGAAATAGCGCAATATCAAGTGCAACGATATACTGAGCACCTGCCCATTTTACTTAGGTTTGCTCTAATGTTTGCTCGAATTAGCTCTTCAGTGTTTGCCGCATTCGCCGCGTTGAGTGTTGTCACTTCTCCTGCAGTTTTAGCCGCGCCAAGCAATCAAGCGATTCTGTGGAAAGTTGAAAAAGAAAATACACCAAGTTCTTGGCTGCTCGCCACCATCCCCGCAACGAACAAGCAATTAGCTGAATTTACTCCTGCCACACTAAAGGCACTCAGCGATTCAAAATACATTGGCACAGAGTTTCATAACGATATCAATTCGGTCGTTGAAATGGCGCAAACCATGCTGGATGATAAGCCTAGCCTAGAACAAAAAATCGGCAAAGATAATTTTGCTAAGCTAGTGCCATTACTTGAGGCGCGTGGCTACCCGAGCACCGTAACAGCGAAACTCAAGCCATGGGCTGCAATTATGATGTTGCTTTCTCCACGCCCAGCCAAAGATATCATCCCAATGGATGATCGATTGCTAAAATACTCAATGGAAAATAGTCGCAAATACTTTGCAGTAGAATCCGTAGAGCAGCAATTAGCCCCCTATCAAGCGATTCCTGCCGATAAACAAATCCCTGTTTTAAGCGCCTTAATCAAAAACGAAGCCAAATTAGAACAAAACTTCACCAAAATTATTGCTGCATATCAGCAGCAAGACTTGGATAAAGTAAAACAACTCTTACAAGATGAAACCATCGCTATGGAGCCTAAAGAGCGCGAATGGTACAAAAAATGGCGTCTACAGACGATCAGCCAGCGCAATAAAGTCATTGTAGAGCGCCTCAAGATTCCATTTGAAAAAGGCGATTCATTCGTAGGCATTAGCGCTGCACAACTACCAGGTAAAGATGGCTTATTGGCGCAGCTGCGCGCTGCAGGTTACCGTGTTACGCCAGTAACAAAGGCGAGCAAATAATGATGCCATCTCGAACTTTGCCTGGTACAGAACTTACGGTCTCTAGTTTGTGCCTCGGCACGATGACTTTTGGTGAACAAAACACCGAAGTGGAAGCTCATGCACAACTCAATCGAGCAATTGAATGTGGCATCAACTTTATTGATACGGCTGAAATGTATCCTGTGCCAGCCAAGGCTTCGAGCCAAGGTTTAACTGAATCATTTATCGGCAGCTGGTTAAAACATCAAGTACGTGAGCGCATTGTGCTGGCGAGTAAAGTGTCAGGCCCCAATCGAGGTATGGAATGGATTCGTGGCGGCCCTCAACTGAATCGTGAGCAGATTATTGCCGCTTGTGATGCCAGCTTAAAACGACTGAATACTGACTATATCGATTTATACCAGCTGCATTGGCCAGCTCGGCATGTGCCGATGTTTGGTCAAACCTATTATGAGCCCAGCCAAGAATACAGCAACACACCGACGCTGCTTGAGCAGTTATCCGCACTGAATGAATTAGTACAGCAAGGTAAAGTTCTGTATATCGGCGTTTCTAATGAAACGCCGTGGGGGGTGTCAGCATTGACCCAATTAGCCGATCAACACAATCTACCTCGTATTCGTACCATTCAAAATGTTTATAACTTAATCAACCGAAATTATGATCACGGTTTAAGTGAGACCTGCCATCGTGAAGAGGTCAGTTTATTAGCCTATAGTCCACTCGCTTTTGGTTTACTCAGCGGCAAATATCTAGAAAACCCCAAAGCTGATGGCCGGATGACACGCTTTGCCAATTTTGGACAGCGCTATCTAAAACCGCAAGTACCACCTGCTGTGTCCGCATTTTGTGAACTAGCAGCGCGTCATCAGATCAATCCTGCACAAATGGCTTTAGCATGGCTACAAAGTCGCTGGTACGTTGCAAGCACGATTATTGGTGCAACCAGTTTGCAGCAGCTTAATGAGAATATGGCCAGCAACGAGATCAAACTCAGTGACGACTTATTAGCAGAAATAGAAGCCATTCATCGTCTATCACCTAGCCCTGCGCAATAAGTTTTTTTTAAAAAATTTAACAATTCACAGACATAAAAAAAACCGCTCATTTGAGCGGTTTTTTGTTTCTTGCTGATTTGAATTAGCGAATGCGTTTGAAT contains these protein-coding regions:
- a CDS encoding ammonium transporter; this translates as MSANSSDVLFILLGAIMILAMHAGFAFLELGTVRKKNQVNALVKILTDFAVSTIAYFFIGYSIAYGVSMVAPVSELNVASGYGMVKFFFLVTFAAAIPAIVSGGIAERAKFHPQTAATFILVGLVYPFFEGMIWNNNFGVQDWMKASFGATFHDFAGSVVVHAVGGWIALAAVLHLGARRGRYTKEGRVAAHPPSSIPFLALGAWILIVGWFGFNVMSAQKIEGISGLVALNSLMAMVGGTLVATMVGKNDPGFIHNGPLAGLVAVCAGSDIMHPIGALAVGGIAGGMFVYLFTLTQNKWKIDDVLGVWPMHGICGAWGGIAAGIFGSEALGGMGGVSILAQIVGTLMGVVIAFVGGYIVYGLLKKTVGIRLTDEEEFNGADLSIHQISASPERETNW
- a CDS encoding TraB/GumN family protein; translation: MFARISSSVFAAFAALSVVTSPAVLAAPSNQAILWKVEKENTPSSWLLATIPATNKQLAEFTPATLKALSDSKYIGTEFHNDINSVVEMAQTMLDDKPSLEQKIGKDNFAKLVPLLEARGYPSTVTAKLKPWAAIMMLLSPRPAKDIIPMDDRLLKYSMENSRKYFAVESVEQQLAPYQAIPADKQIPVLSALIKNEAKLEQNFTKIIAAYQQQDLDKVKQLLQDETIAMEPKEREWYKKWRLQTISQRNKVIVERLKIPFEKGDSFVGISAAQLPGKDGLLAQLRAAGYRVTPVTKASK
- a CDS encoding aldo/keto reductase is translated as MMPSRTLPGTELTVSSLCLGTMTFGEQNTEVEAHAQLNRAIECGINFIDTAEMYPVPAKASSQGLTESFIGSWLKHQVRERIVLASKVSGPNRGMEWIRGGPQLNREQIIAACDASLKRLNTDYIDLYQLHWPARHVPMFGQTYYEPSQEYSNTPTLLEQLSALNELVQQGKVLYIGVSNETPWGVSALTQLADQHNLPRIRTIQNVYNLINRNYDHGLSETCHREEVSLLAYSPLAFGLLSGKYLENPKADGRMTRFANFGQRYLKPQVPPAVSAFCELAARHQINPAQMALAWLQSRWYVASTIIGATSLQQLNENMASNEIKLSDDLLAEIEAIHRLSPSPAQ